The region TGAAGGAAGTCTACGTCAACGGCACCTTATGATGCTGCTCACAAACAGAGAGGAgaggcaaaaagaaaagaagcgtCAGAAAACCGCCATACGTAATCGTCGTCTGGCCAGCCGCAAAGCAATGCTGGTGGATCTTGGCGTGGTAGACGATTCAGAGGCGAGTCAGCTTGTAACAGATCCCGACGAACCATTACCTACGCCGTTggaacgaaaaaaagaaaaggcactTGAAGAAAGACGAAAACAACGAGAGGAGAAACAGCATCGAGAGGAGGAAGAGAAGATAAGAGTAGCGTTTGCAAATCCATGGCTATTAGAAATGGAGAAGGACATGGCAGAGCAAAGCAGACGATGGAGGAACCAAGGGACGAGGAAGAGCGACAATTGATGAAAAGTCTACTAGAGGTGAACTGCGACAAGCTGCGCAACTACCACGAGCGATACGGAACAATGAAGTTACCAGGTGCTGTGAAGGAACGCAAGAGGCTGTGTTTGAACCACCAGCTAGTCGACCCTTCGTGTGTAAATTTGATCCGCGACCTGTGTTCCCCCATGCCAGTGATACACCAGCCCCCGGCAAGCCAGTGGTTCGGTACTCCACCGAGAAGCAGTCAAAGCACAGCCGAAGATGAAGAGGGACAGGTTTCGTTTCCAACTCCAAAGACGCCCTCGTACGAACCGCACCACGACAGCCACCCTGTGTGTCCGCCTTCCCCAGTGTTACCTTTCACCGTTCCAGCAAAGAGGCGTCGCCGTGTCCAAAGCCAGAAAACTTGCAAGAGGTCAAAgaaaataacaagttttttCCACTCTCAATCGTAGATCCTTACCGATTGACTTATTAATTAATGTAGTTAGGACCGCGTGTAAAAAGTACTTACGAAACAAAGTCATGATATTGACTAATAATTGCAGTACACTGTCCGAGTATCAATCTCCCTTACGAGTGTGACTGATTGAAGTATCTATTTACGATAGTAGTCTTGGTGTATAATAGCAATTCACGGACGGGTCAGAAACTGTAATTACGCCAAAAGTCTTTAAACGTTACCCATTTTCTATAGTCTACATTTCGATCTAAATCTTCTGGTTGCACGATTAAAAGAGAGTTAGGTTTTCGTTAAGTTTTTTTTGAGGGAAATAATAAGTTACTTAACGTcggggaaaaaaaattatcactgAGAACGTCTAATGTAAACGACCAATACAGCCATGCAAGGCCGAATGTGATTAAAGTggttgtttttaaatttcaccATTTGGTACCAAAGATTTGCTTTCACCTATGCCTTGACTACTAGCGCGAGATACGAGCTTTTCACTCGTAGAGTCCTTTAGGGTTTTTCGTCTAAGAGAAACTTGAGTTCGGCCCTTTTCTTTAAAGAATCGGCCAGCCTGCCTGTCTGGAAACTAAAATCTGAATCTCTCAAAATAGCCGTCCATTGTCCAAACTCGTGCTTATAGATACCCCTTTTTAGAAAATCGTCTTCATCTGTCgtaaatctcaacggtcgaCGTTGATGGCCCTGACTAAGTAAGCGATTTGAGTGGGGCGGGGTATCGATTTTGGGCCGTGCGTGTTCTGATCGTGCACATTCAAAGGCTGGCTCAAAAGTGACTGTGGAACTTGAGCTGCCAAATCTAGTGTTCACTTCCATATCCACCTCTGAGCCTTTGGTgccctgtaatttttgaagacattcgtgggcctttacagcaacttcgcgcgatctccgcttctgatagtgcactttggcaacgatagagctatgtttttggtcttcagACAAAACTTGGTGCTCTTTGTCGTCAAGCGCGTGAAGACTTTGCGTTTCGACGATTTGGCGATAACgcgtggggtgaatgtatttgccaatagCGTCAAAGACCAACTTActcatctcgttgcccaatttgctgtgttggCTTCCGTTTTTGGTGACCAAGACAAAGTCACACTGGGGTTTAAGTAAAGGCCTCACGAAATTAATGTAAccgtcgagtatttgcatgcttGTATCTGTCAGAATCACAGAGTCAAATCCGTATTTTCCCGCAGTCTTGAAAGTTTGCTGATCGATGAAACCGCCGTTTgcctttgctgcctttaccatttCAACTGTGAGATATtgataagtcatgggacgcgatcctttcaccttgatgaacaagtaggtggccaaaaattttgttgcaaatgtcaaGTCAGAGGGATTCACTTGACCGGGGTCATTTCGGCACGTTTTCACggtttgttcgtagcgaggcaagtgaaaagacACGACTTCTAACAGCTCTTCCATGCTTGCCCAGTGGCCACTGGCCTCTAATGATtcgacatcgagatcttgcgtccattgcaatctcatcatcttcgccactgtcttgcgcgctcttttgctgtacaattccgtggcagataaCTTTCTAAGTACTCCATCCGATGCACCGTTGACTTTTCTGAAGTCAATCAACTCTGAAATCgcgtctatgtaacccaatctGCCGCCATGTCCAAGTTTGCACTCCTCTTGTAAATaatcaataaacttaaacaacaggcttggagagcacaggctaaaatccattacttcgaaatttcattcctcctcctcttcgcagcaaaacttgagaaatttcaagcatctattGACAATTTGCTGAGCACGACGATCTTTCTTGTATCCGCCGCCACTTCCAGAAAGCCAAGTCGCAAATTGCTCGCCTATTTGACTTGAAGGTGAGAAGGAAGGCACCGGGTTTTGAACGCGTAGACGATACATCATCATCTGTACTTGAGGCGGacgatttcgttggcacttttAAAGAGTTTGCGGCAAGCTTTAAATCTACGCAAGGCttttcgtcgaaataaaagaaccaactatgcttgttgttgacgtgtttcctacacccgcgttggctttgaaatccttcatgttcgcacaattggatcgggcaatggtacaaactgtcgaCATCGTCTTTTTCTGGGTGAAGACGTTTTGCTTTAGGCAATGCGccatcgatattagaccactcaatcttgtttgctttactcattttttcttagtgagaggaaatgaatgcatttaaaagagtgctttcgtttgtctcattcaacaaaggccgataaaataacaacggaactaaccaatcggaaccagcaagagaagtgttgtGCATGCTTGAATTTGACGCAACGCGCCCATAAATCGCTATTCGTAAAATGCTTTAGATTATTATCATTGCAGGtactccttcattgcacgcattagtatgacatacatattattaAGGTTGTAAACGCGATTcaacggtaacagctaaaaagggaacaattttccttaggaacagctgagaaaaggacagaaaatgagcaatgCAAGCGAAGCGCTGCGAAAACATGCAATGTAGAACAAACGTTGctcttgtcgcaaaacgaaacTCTAAAAGCTTTTGGCAACTcacgagtaggaacaaatgctcatcaaataatgacaaagaattaacgcgttattggtacaatttgattttaaatcacagataaaggagcaatttgttccgctcgtgattcggaactcggaacaattggttccactttaacactaaaggaccattttgttccgtatttttataaaaaataaaaaataaaacacgttcccatgtaatcaaaaggaacacatttttagcaaCAATAGTTCTCATATCATCCATTAATAtaaaggtccaatttgttccgctcgggatccGGAATTCCGAACAATaggttcccatgttatcaaaaggaacacatttttaggaacaatagttctcaaatcatccattaaggtccaatttgttccgcttgggattaggaattcggaacaattggttccttttttaacaataaaggaccattttgttccgtatctttataaaagcacgttcccattttatcaaaaggaacacatgtttaggaacaatagttcccaaatcatccattaagggccaatttgttccgctcgggattcggaactcggaacaattggttccccttttagcaatgaaggaccattatgttcccaagtagtatgaaagcacgttccgaattcatcaaaaggaacacaaaaaagaggaacaatctgttctcgcttttcaagaggggaccgttccagaaccaagaaaaggaacgcctttgaaaaacaaaatgcgctcaaaaacatcgctagttaaaaagaaagagggcaaaaagcgactaaaagatcactttgtggaacacaatcgaatgccgaaattttgctgacgaaatacaacactcaacccaaaaaaggaaacaaaattgaaatttgggaaatgttatagatagatacatagatagatagatagatgcaTCGTTTCCCGTACTTTCCGGTTCCTTTAGTGTTTTCGTTGCAGATAGGCACGTATTATGTGCGGAAAAGTTATTAGACTGAAATCAATGGGATTAAGGATTCactgctgataaaactcaagtcgAACCAGGGAACAGCCTTGTCGCcgagaaatccggaaaatccgcgtTTACCGTGCATGCCGAAAAATGATTGGAATGAAATCAATGACATTAAGGAATGATATATACACATGAAacatgaccgctgataaaactcaagccgaaccaggcaagaagcttgtgtccgggaagtccggaaaatccgcgttttccgtgcatgccaagAACGTGATTGCACTGAAATCAATGGAATTAAGGATTAactgctgataaaactcaagtcgaaccagggaagagccttCTCACcgagaaatccggaaaatccgcgtTTACCGTGCATGCCGAATATTGATTGGAATGACATCAatggcattaaggaatgaccgctgataatactcaagccgaaccagggaaaagccttgtgtccgggaaatccggaaaatctgGGTTTTCCGggcatgccgaaaagttcttagaatgaaatcaaataataataa is a window of Montipora foliosa isolate CH-2021 chromosome 5, ASM3666993v2, whole genome shotgun sequence DNA encoding:
- the LOC138004344 gene encoding uncharacterized protein, with protein sequence MMRLQWTQDLDVESLEASGHWASMEELLEVVSFHLPRYEQTVKTCRNDPGQVNPSDLTFATKFLATYLFIKVKGSRPMTYQYLTVEMVKAAKANGGFIDQQTFKTAGKYGFDSVILTDTSMQILDGYINFVRPLLKPQCDFVLVTKNGSQHSKLGNEMSKLVFDAIGKYIHPTRYRQIVETQSLHALDDKEHQVLSEDQKHSSIVAKVHYQKRRSREVAVKAHECLQKLQGTKGSEVDMEVNTRFGSSSSTVTFEPAFECARSEHARPKIDTPPHSNRLLSQGHQRRPLRFTTDEDDFLKRGIYKHEFGQWTAILRDSDFSFQTGRLADSLKKRAELKFLLDEKP